GAACGTTGCCTTACCGGAAATTCGAACATTGTATCCGTCACTTGCACACGAAAATGCAACATTTGGGTTAGTTTGCATTTGCTTATAAACATTCTTTGTATTCGCAGTCATAAAATAGAATTTATTTTCTTCTGCAAACTGATATTGCCATCCCCTAACTTCAAGCTGTTCACCATTTGTAGTCGCAAAATAGCCCGGGGTTCCATCGGATAGGATATCCTTAAGTTGTTCAAGCGTCATTACATTAGCCCTCCAAATTGAATTTTACTTAAGGTGATATAATGCCCCTGCACAGAAGATTATATTCTCAGGCTGTCTCCTTGTTTCTGCTTTAAGGTCTAAGATATAAATAATTCTATTAATATTGTACGACTGACACTAATCACTCTATTTTTCATTTACCAAATTTAGTCATTCAAAATGAAAATCAACTAAAATTTAGTTATCTCCTATGATATGTCAGCCTCACTTGGACTATTGTTTATAGCTTAGCACCCTTTGTCAGGCCTTCGGGTTATTTCGTTATCTTTATAATTTTATTGGTAGAACTATCGTTTAAAGACGCACTATGCTGGTGGTCCTAATCGAAGCATGCCTAAATTTAAAAGGCACTAATAGAAACCTAAAAAGAGTTCGAAGTTTGATCTGCGTATTTTCTGTACTATAGGTAGTTTATTATTTCGAAGAAAAAGTATTTTAGTAAAAAATTACCCCATATCACTCCTACCTAGAGTAATACGGGGTAACATTTTCACATATAA
The sequence above is a segment of the Desulfosporosinus sp. Sb-LF genome. Coding sequences within it:
- a CDS encoding pyridoxamine 5'-phosphate oxidase family protein, with amino-acid sequence MTLEQLKDILSDGTPGYFATTNGEQLEVRGWQYQFAEENKFYFMTANTKNVYKQMQTNPNVAFSCASDGYNVRISGKATFVTDADEKEKAFAKVSAQVQKMYEGASNPIVEIFYIGSGEVKVSKGFDPIEVVKF